In the genome of Streptomyces aquilus, the window CGCCGCCGCCGACGTGGCCACGATCGCGGACGACCTGAACACCCTCGTGGACGACCAGGACGGCGACCTCAAGAAGCTCGACAAGAACCTGGCGACCCTCCAGAAGCAGGCCCAGTCCCTCGCCGACCGGGCGCCGAACCTGTCCGAGGACCTCGACGACGCCGTCTCCAAGATCAACAAGCTGAACGAGGGCGCGGGCAAGGTCGCCGCGGGCGCCAAGACGCTCCACACAGGCCTCGGCACCGCCAAGACCGGCGCCGGCGACCTGGACGAGGGCGTCGGCAAGCTCAAGACCGGCGCCCAGGACCTCAACGGCGGCATGTTCAAGCTCGTCGACGGCACCGGGAAGCTCTCCGACGGACTGCACGACGGGGCCGGCCAGATCCCCGACTACGGCAAGGCCGACCGCGACGAGCGCACCGGCGTCATGGCCGACCCGGTCCAGCTCGTCTCCCGGGACCTGCACCAGGCGCCCAACTACGGCACCGGCTTCGCCCCGTACTTCATCCCGCTGTCCCTGTGGGTGGGCGCGATGGTGGCGTACATGCTGGTGGCGCCGATGAACCGGCGCGCGCTCGCGGCGGGCGCCCCGGCGTGGCGGATCGCGCTGGCGGGCTGGCTGCCGGTGGTGGCGGTCGGGGTGCTCCAGACCGTCGCCCTGATGTCGGTGCTGCACTGGGCGATCGGCCTGCAGATGGTGCGGGCGGCGGGGACCGTGGGCTTCCTGTTCCTGGTCACGGCGTGTTTCGCGGCGATCGTGCAGTGGCTCAACGCCCGCTTCGGGGCGGCGGGCCGGATCCTCGTCCTGGCCTTCCTGATGCTCCAGCTGACGTCCGCGGGCGGCACGTACCCCGTACAGACCAGCCCCGGCTTCTTCAACGCGATCCACCCCTTCCTGCCGATGAGCTACGTCGTCGAGGCGCTGCGCCGGCTCATCACGGGCGGCGGGCTCGGTCCGGTGTGGCACGCGTGCGTGGTGCTCGTCGCGTTCACCGCGGGCGCGCTCGCACTGACCGCCCTGTCGGCCCGCCGCCGCCAGGTGTGGACCCTCGACCGTCTGCACCCGGAGCTGAGCCTGTGACCTCGACGACCGACGGGCCCACGGTTGCTGTGACAATCAGGGCCATGGAAAGCAGCAGCGGCAGCACGCGCCGCGAGGCCACCCGCCAGAAGCTCTACGAGGCGGCCGTCACCCTCATCGCGGAGCAGGGCTTCTCCGCCACCACGGTCGACGAGATCGCCGAGCGGGCCGGGGTCGCGAAGGGCACCGTGTACTACAACTTCGCGAGCAAGTCCGTCCTCTTCGAGGAGCTGCTGCGGCACGGCGTGGAACTCCTCACCGCCTCCCTCAAGGAGGCGGCGGAGCGGACGGCCGCGGCGGGCGGCAGCAAGACGGACGCCCTGGACGCGATGATCCGGGCCGGCCTGGTCTTCATCGACCGCTACCCGGCCTTCACGCAGCTGTACGTGGCCGAGCTGTGGCGTACCAACCGGGCCTGGCAGTCCACGCTCATGGTGGTCCGTCAGCAGGCGGTGGCGGTGGTCGAGAACGTGCTGCGCGAGGGCATCGAGGGCGGCGAGTTCCACGAGGCCATCGACGTGTCCCTGACCGCGTCCGCGCTCGTCGGCATGGTGCTGGTGGCCGCGCTGGACTGGAAGGCGTTCCAGCCGGAACGCTCGCTGGACGACGTCCACTCGGCGCTGTCGCGGCTGTTGCAGGGCCGGGTGAGCGGCCGGGGCTGAGGCGCGGCACGCGCGCGTAGACACGAAAGCGCCGGTCCGCTGTGGCCGCGTCCCCCGCGGGCCACCTCGAACCGGCGCCTTCTCGTGCTCCCCCGTTTTCCCCCGTGTCCCCCGTTGGACCCCCGTTCGGTCGTTCCCCCGGGCCCCGTGCCTCGCTCCCGCCGACTTCCGCCGGCGGAAGGAGCGGATCCGGGGCGGCTCCGCTCCGGCGCCCCGTGTCGCCGGTGCCGGAGCCGTTCCCTTCTCCGTGGCTCCACTCTCTCGTTCACGCAGGTCGGGCCCCATCCGCGCGCGTACTCATCTCCCCCACTAGGTACGGATACTCAGAGCTGCGCACTCAGGCCCAGGACGCCCCGTTGCCGACTGGTTACGATCGCCTCCGTGTCCGTACTCCCCCTTGTCTTCACCAGCGGCTGGGCCAGCGGAATCAACGCGTACGCCGTCGTGCTGCTGCTCGGCGTCTTCGGCGCGACCGGGCTGAGCGACGACGTCCCCGAGACCTTGCAGCGCCCTGAGGTTCTCGTCACAGCGGGCGTGCTGTTCCTGTGCGAGGCCATCGCGGACAAGATCCCGTACGTCGACTCGGCGTGGGACTCCGTGCACACGCTGATCCGGCCCGCAGCGGGCGCCTGGGTGGGCGCGGTGCTGGCCGGTCAGAGCGGCTCGCTCAACGACGCGGTCGCGGGTCTGGTCGGCGGTTCGACGGCGCTGGCCAGCCACGCGGTCAAGGCCGGGACGCGGATGGCGGTGAACACCTCGCCGGAGCCGCTCAGCAACGTGATCGTGAGCCTGGCCGAGGATCTCGGCGTCGCCGGCCTCGTCACCTTCGCGATCTTCCACCCGCAGGCGGCGGCGATCATCGCGGCGGTGCTGCTCGTCGGCGGGCTGGTGATACTGATCTTCCTGGTCTCCCGCATCCGGCGGTTCCTGCGGCGCAGGGCCCAGCGCCGGGAGGAGAAGCGGCTCGCGGGCCGGTCGGGGTCGCCGCCCGGCTGGTGACCCCACCTGTCACCTGGGCTGTCAGTGGCGGCCGATAAAGTCGCGGGCATGGCACGGATTGCGGTGATCGGCGCCGGGATGGGCGCGATGGCGGCCGCTGCCCGGCTGGCCGTCGCGGGCCACCGGGTGGCGGTGTACGAGCGTACGGAGACGTACGGCGGTGCGGTGCGCCGCTTCGAGCGCGACGGGTTCGCCTTCGACACCGGCCCGGGGCTGCTGCCGCTGCCCGCCGTCTACCGCGACCTCTTCGTCAAGACCGGCAAGGAACCGCTGGAGTCGGTCGTCGAGCTGGTCCAGGTCGACCCGTCGTCGCGGCACCTCTTCGCGGACGGCACCGAGGTCTCCCTGCCGAACGCGTCCCGCGCGGGCGTGGTCGCGGCGCTCGACGAGGCCCTCGGTGCGGGCGCCGGTGACCGCTGGGGCGACTTCCTGGTCCGGGCCCGCGAGGCCTGGGACCGTACACGCCGGCCGCTCCTGGAGGAGCCTCTGTGGCCCAACTGGTCGGTGCTCGCCGACCGCGAGCCCTATCCGTCGGTCCCGCACAAGAAGCTGCTGCGCACCCGCCGCGCCGGGCTGCTCACCGAGATCGGCGCCTGGGAGCTGCGCGACCCCCGACTGGCCGCGCTCCTGGACGGCTACGCCCTGGCGTACGGCCTCGACCCGAGCACCGCCCCGGCGAGCGCGGCGGTGCTGCCGTACATGGAGCACGCCTTCGGGACCTGGTATGTCCGCGGCGGCATGCGGGAGTTGGCGCGCGCGGTGTACGAGCGGTGTGTGGCACGCCGGGTGGAGTTCCACTTCGGCGCCGAGGTCACCGGCGTGGTGGAGAAGGACGGCCGGGCGGCCGGGCTGGAGTTGGGCGACGGCTCGGTGGCGGAGGCGGAGTTCGTGGTCGCCGGAGTCGCTCCCGAGGTGCTGGACCGCTGTGTGCGGGGCACGGCGATCCGGGGCGACGGCGGTGTTCCCCCTCGACGCGGGCTGCCGAGCCGCCTCACGGTGCTGCTGGCGCTGCGCGGCGGCCGCCCGGAAGGTGTGGCGCACAAGACGGTCGTGCACGCGGAGGACCGGGAGCGTGAACTGGGCCTGCTGTTCGGTTCGTCTCCGGGACTCGACGCGCGCCCCACGCTCACCGTCCTGCGCCCCGACGACGTCCGCTCCGTCCCGGACGCGGACCACGAGGCGGTCACCCTCACGACGACCGTGCCCGCGTTCGCCGACAGCGGCCAGCCGGAGTCCGAGGTTTTCGCCGACCACGCGGACCAGTTGATCACCACCGCCGAGCGGGCCGTACCGAACCTGCGCGAGCGCCTCCTCTGGCACGAGGTACGCACTCCGGCCCACATCGCGGAGACGACGGGCGCGGCGGGCGGTGCGGTACCACCC includes:
- a CDS encoding YhgE/Pip domain-containing protein translates to MRSPRLAALELRRFGRGKLPRAALVALLVLPLLYGALYLWSFWDPYGRLDRIPVALVNDDKGATADGKKITAGADITKGLLDSDTFEWHEVSAADARAGVEDGTYYLSLTVPTDFSARIASSAGDSPETGALQVRTNDANNYIVGQISRTVFSEVRQAASTKASRSFLDQIFISFSDIHGATVKAAKGADKLETGTVKAEKGSKDLADGLTDAKSGSGKLSKGLKKLDKGAGDLQDGSAQVAEGTQTLADKVNGVADKVGPFLKDNEKTIGDTAQLVADSAGAIRDNLDTLVKTAPVAAKGARTASDTLNDVYKARCEDPVLPDGACADLKKAKDAAADVATIADDLNTLVDDQDGDLKKLDKNLATLQKQAQSLADRAPNLSEDLDDAVSKINKLNEGAGKVAAGAKTLHTGLGTAKTGAGDLDEGVGKLKTGAQDLNGGMFKLVDGTGKLSDGLHDGAGQIPDYGKADRDERTGVMADPVQLVSRDLHQAPNYGTGFAPYFIPLSLWVGAMVAYMLVAPMNRRALAAGAPAWRIALAGWLPVVAVGVLQTVALMSVLHWAIGLQMVRAAGTVGFLFLVTACFAAIVQWLNARFGAAGRILVLAFLMLQLTSAGGTYPVQTSPGFFNAIHPFLPMSYVVEALRRLITGGGLGPVWHACVVLVAFTAGALALTALSARRRQVWTLDRLHPELSL
- a CDS encoding TetR/AcrR family transcriptional regulator — its product is MESSSGSTRREATRQKLYEAAVTLIAEQGFSATTVDEIAERAGVAKGTVYYNFASKSVLFEELLRHGVELLTASLKEAAERTAAAGGSKTDALDAMIRAGLVFIDRYPAFTQLYVAELWRTNRAWQSTLMVVRQQAVAVVENVLREGIEGGEFHEAIDVSLTASALVGMVLVAALDWKAFQPERSLDDVHSALSRLLQGRVSGRG
- a CDS encoding phytoene desaturase family protein; its protein translation is MARIAVIGAGMGAMAAAARLAVAGHRVAVYERTETYGGAVRRFERDGFAFDTGPGLLPLPAVYRDLFVKTGKEPLESVVELVQVDPSSRHLFADGTEVSLPNASRAGVVAALDEALGAGAGDRWGDFLVRAREAWDRTRRPLLEEPLWPNWSVLADREPYPSVPHKKLLRTRRAGLLTEIGAWELRDPRLAALLDGYALAYGLDPSTAPASAAVLPYMEHAFGTWYVRGGMRELARAVYERCVARRVEFHFGAEVTGVVEKDGRAAGLELGDGSVAEAEFVVAGVAPEVLDRCVRGTAIRGDGGVPPRRGLPSRLTVLLALRGGRPEGVAHKTVVHAEDRERELGLLFGSSPGLDARPTLTVLRPDDVRSVPDADHEAVTLTTTVPAFADSGQPESEVFADHADQLITTAERAVPNLRERLLWHEVRTPAHIAETTGAAGGAVPPPALAAAEGRLLHPANSTGLPGLFTVGGWSHPGGGLPHAGMSGALVAGLIVEGPDFRGSQ
- a CDS encoding DUF4126 domain-containing protein translates to MSVLPLVFTSGWASGINAYAVVLLLGVFGATGLSDDVPETLQRPEVLVTAGVLFLCEAIADKIPYVDSAWDSVHTLIRPAAGAWVGAVLAGQSGSLNDAVAGLVGGSTALASHAVKAGTRMAVNTSPEPLSNVIVSLAEDLGVAGLVTFAIFHPQAAAIIAAVLLVGGLVILIFLVSRIRRFLRRRAQRREEKRLAGRSGSPPGW